Proteins encoded in a region of the Benincasa hispida cultivar B227 chromosome 2, ASM972705v1, whole genome shotgun sequence genome:
- the LOC120071368 gene encoding non-specific phospholipase C6, translating into MRGRRGNFPFHLPSIFFLLLTLSWVPRPSFQQQPIKTVVVLVMENRSFDHMIGWMKKYINPKINGVTGDECNPVSTKNPNPETICFSDDAEFVDPDPGHSFEDVLQQVFGSNSIPSMSGFVEQALSMSPNLSETVMKGFKPEAVPIYGALVREFAVFDRWFSSIPGPTQPNRLFVYSATSHGSTSHVKKQLAMGYPQKTIFDSLHENGINFGIYFQNIPTTLFYRNLRKLKYIFKFHQYDLKFKKDARNGKLPSLTVIEPRYFDLVGMPANDDHPSHDVANGQKLVKEVYETLRASPQWNETLLIITYDEHGGFFDHVKTPFVNVPNPDGNTGPAPYFFKFDRLGVRVPTIMVSPWIKKGTVISSPKGPTSNSEFEHSSIPATIKKIFNLPSNFLTHRDAWAGTFEDIVDQLNSPRTDCPVTLPEVTPLRKTEANENSGLSEFQSEVVQLAAVLNGDHFLSSFPNEISEKMTVKEAHDYTRGAVSRFIRASKEAIKLGADESAIVDMRSSLTTRSSIHN; encoded by the exons ATGAGAGGACGACGAGGCAATTTCCCATTTCATTTGCCTTccattttcttccttcttctcacTCTCTCATGGGTTCCTCGACCCAGTTTCCAGCAGCAACCCATCAAAACCGTGGTGGTTTTGGTTATGGAGAATCGTTCCTTCGATCACATGATTGGATGGATGAAGAAATACATCAACCCAAAAATCAATGGCGTCACTGGAGACGAATGCAACCCTGTTTCAACAAAGAATCCCAACCCTGAAACGATTTGCTTCTCTGATGATGCCGAGTTTGTAGATCCGGATCCGGGCCATTCATTTGAAGACGTGTTGCAGCAGGTATTTGGCTCTAATTCCATTCCTTCCATGTCTGGCTTTGTGGAACAGGCTCTTTCAATGTCACCAAATCTCTCTGAAACTGTCATGAAAGGCTTCAAGCCTGAAGCTGTGCCCATTTATGGAGCTTTAGTTCGTGAATTTGCAGTGTTTGATAGGTGGTTCTCTTCAATTCCTGGCCCAACTCAACCAAATAGACTCTTTGTTTATTCTGCAACTTCTCATGGTTCAACAAGCCATGTGAAGAAGCAATTAGCTATGGGTTATCCCCAGAAAACCATTTTTGATTCACTACATGAGAATGGTATCAACTTTGGAATTTACTTCCAGAACATACCCACTACTCTGTTCTATAGAAACTTGaggaaattgaagtacattttCAAGTTTCATCAGTATGATTTGAAGTTCAAAAAGGATGCTAGAAATGGAAAACTCCCCAGCTTAACTGTGATTGAGCCACGGTATTTTGATCTTGTGGGAATGCCTGCAAATGATGATCATCCATCTCATGATGTTGCAAATGGGCAAAAGCTAGTGAAAGAGGTTTACGAGACTCTGAGGGCTAGCCCACAGTGGAATGAAACCCTTTTGATAATAACTTACGATGAGCATGGTGGATTTTTTGACCATGTCAAGACTCCTTTTGTCAATGTCCCTAATCCTGATGGAAACACTGGCCCTGCTCCTTATTTCTTCAAGTTCGATAGGCTTGGAGTTCGTGTGCCAACAATCATGGTCTCGCCTTGGATTAAGAAAGGAACTG TAATAAGCAGTCCAAAGGGTCCAACTTCAAACTCTGAGTTTGAGCATTCCTCAATCCCTGCTACCATAAAGAAAATATTCAATCTCCCCTCTAACTTCCTGACTCACAGAGATGCTTGGGCCGGGACATTCGAGGACATTGTTGATCAGCTAAACTCGCCACGAACCGACTGCCCAG TAACCTTGCCTGAAGTGACACCTTTGAGGAAGACAGAAGCAAATGAAAACAGTGGATTATCTGAGTTTCAGAGCGAGGTTGTACAGTTAGCTGCTGTTCTGAACGGCGACCATTTCCTGAGTAGTTTCCCTAATGAAATAAGCGAGAAGATGACGGTGAAGGAAGCACACGATTACACTAGAGGAGCTGTTTCAAGGTTCATCAGAGCAAGCAAAGAGGCCATCAAGTTGGGTGCTGATGAATCTGCCATTGTGGATATGAGATCTTCCCTTACTACAAGATCATCAATCCACAACTGA
- the LOC120071369 gene encoding mediator of RNA polymerase II transcription subunit 30 yields MMEEKPTNVLALPQTTQELAMEGIKHLEETIESAFQILYSMNDELCNPTLWSTTSSTVTTATSGLAIASPNGPSSHSVNGVVNGDASSESTSHHTDSSSGGGSGSGGALEEARVRYKNSVLALRAILAAIPNSQKATAYESGTSGSPADQSEIDKLEQHLSSLRKELVVKNLHIKLLIDQLRDLVADVSTWQSPCSV; encoded by the exons ATGATGGAAGAGAAGCCCACTAATGTTTTAGCTCTTCCCCAGACAACTCAAGAGCTTGCAATGGAGGGCATCAAGCATCTTGAAGAAACCATAGAATCCGCTTTCCAGATCCTCTACTCCATGAATGATGAGCTCTGCAATCCCACATTATGGTCCACCACTTCTTCAACGGTAACAACGGCTACTTCTGGTTTAGCAATCGCCAGCCCAAATGGTCCATCTTCGCATTCTGTTAATGGAGTTGTAAACGGCGACGCAAGTTCCGAAAGCACTAGCCATCATACCGACTCCAGCAGTGGCGGAGGCAGCGGTAGTGGGGGAGCCCTTGAGGAGGCCCGTGTTCGCTACAAGAATTCAGTCCTTGCACTTCGTGCTATTCTTGCTGCAATTCCCAATTCTCAGAAG GCAACAGCATATGAATCGGGTACGAGTGGTTCGCCTGCAGACCAATCTGAAATTGATAAGTTGGAACAACACCTCTCTAGTCTCAGAAAG GAACTTGTAGTTAAGAATTTGCATATCAAGCTTCTGATAGATCAACTACGAGATCTTGTTGCAGATGTATCTACATGGCAAAGTCCTTGTTCTGTCTGA